A stretch of the Xiphophorus couchianus chromosome 15, X_couchianus-1.0, whole genome shotgun sequence genome encodes the following:
- the LOC114159034 gene encoding alpha-1-antitrypsin homolog, with product MRGIFAICSLTALLLAVARADHHLHHEAVKCHAISSFNADFAFALYRNINGRTAPGKNIFMSPLGLSAALSMLSTGARGKTQAQLFSGLGYADLDQARVNEAYSHLFQMLGQSQQEQKLDLGNSVAVRTGFNTLQTFLTDIQNHYNGEVFPVDFSNPAEAVGKINRHIATKTQDKIKDIVKDLDPSIAMVLINYVYFRGQWERPFNKNLTEKADFHVDENTKVEVDMMKKMGRFDYYHDHDNHTTIVLLPYKGNTSMLIVLPDENKMEVVEGFINKDYLRHWHNSLYKNNLNLFMPKFSISVDTTMDETLKEMGITEAYSDMADFSAISEEIKLKVSKVSHKAVLSVDETGTEAAAATTIEIMPMSLPVDMRLNRPFLVFIIEHSTRSIVFAGKINNPTAA from the exons ATGCGTGGTATCTTTGCTATTTGCTCTCTGACAGCACTGCTGCTGGCTGTGGCCCGAGCCGACCACCACCTCCACCATGAGGCCGTGAAATGCCATGCTATTTCCTCTTTCAACGCCGACTTCGCCTTTGCCCTCTACAGAAACATAAATGGTAGAACCGCTCCCGGAAAAAACATCTTCATGTCGCCCCTGGGCCTCTCCGCCGCTCTGTCCATGCTGTCCACAGGGGCCCGTGGCAAGACCCAGGCCCAGCTGTTCTCCGGCCTGGGCTACGCCGACTTAGACCAGGCACGGGTCAATGAGGCCTACAGCCATCTTTTCCAAATGCTTGGCCAAAGCCAGCAGGAGCAGAAGCTGGACCTCGGCAACTCTGTTGCGGTGCGCACCGGTTTCAATACTCTGCAGACGTTCCTGACGGACATTCAGAATCACTACAATGGCGAAGTCTTCCCAGTTGACTTCTCCAACCCCGCTGAAGCTGTGGGTAAGATCAACAGACACATTGCCACAAAAACCCAAGACAAGATCAAGGATATTGTGAAGGACTTGGACCCTTCAATAGCTATGGTGCTGATCAACTATGTCTACTTCAGAG GACAGTGGGAGAGGCCCTTCAACAAAAACCTAACAGAGAAGGCAGACTTCCATGTGGATGAAAACACCAAAGTTGAGGTGGACATGATGAAGAAGATGGGACGTTTCGATTACTATCATGACCATGACAACCACACCACCATCGTCTTACTGCCCTACAAGGGCAACACATCCATGTTGATTGTTCTGcctgatgaaaacaaaatggaggtgGTTGAGGGCTTCATCAACAAGGACTACTTGAGGCACTGGCACAACAGTCTCTACAAGAA CAACCTGAACCTCTTCATGCCAAAATTCTCCATCTCCGTTGACACCACGATGGATGAGACTCTAAAGGAAATGGGAATAACGGAGGCCTACAGCGACATGGCTGATTTCTCTGCCATATCCGAAGAAATCAAGCTTAAAGTCTCAAAG GTCTCTCACAAGGCTGTGCTGAGTGTGGATGAAACAGGCACGGAAGCAGCCGCCGCCACCACCATCGAAATCATGCCGATGAGTCTCCCCGTCGACATGAGGCTCAACCGACCCTTCCTGGTCTTCATCATCGAGCACTCAACGAGGAGTATCGTCTTCGCAGGCAAGATCAACAACCCAACGG